A portion of the Parasteatoda tepidariorum isolate YZ-2023 chromosome 5, CAS_Ptep_4.0, whole genome shotgun sequence genome contains these proteins:
- the LOC122272039 gene encoding uncharacterized protein, whose protein sequence is MQLSLTYYFRIMSSATHPLQRDSTPSSLLRFYEARPSHIRPFNVRMRSLIENLSICDLPSQSVEHLLISPWTISQYQFDCQFVAYNKAQVSPIIFQQLFTSHRHQFSQYAPVFTDGSKSPGHVGCGVVIADATYNFKIPDICSIFTAEAVAILLALRLISSLPTRKYCIYSDSLSVLRQLGHFEESTHPILNFIHHLLNSFHKNGFDILFCWVPSHVGIPGNDLADVAARSATNPFSLSIPYQDIKTHVRQLTKSLWLQQWDLQINNKLRAIKIDLDPLPVLRNRRADVKLTRLRIGHTRLTHLHLLFDEPSPNCNACNVLLTIYHILIYCPCFNFHRLTFFGTSILTLQDLLGDCHHPNIFGHLYCI, encoded by the coding sequence ATGCAGCTGTCCTTGACGTATTACTTTCGCATCATGTCATCTGCTACACATCCTCTACAGCGTGATTCTACACCATCAAGTTTGTTGCGGTTTTATGAAGCTCGTCCTTCTCATATTCGCCCTTTTAACGTTCGCATGCGATCACTTATTGAAAATTTGTCTATTTGTGATTTGCCATCACAATCAGTTGAGCATTTGCTTATTTCACCATGGACCATCTCACAATACCAGTTTGATTGTCAGTTTGTTGCTTATAATAAGGCTCAAGTGTCTCCTATTATATTTCAGCAACTTTTCACTTCCCATCGTCATCAGTTTTCTCAATACGCCCCTGTATTTACAGATGGCTCAAAATCTCCAGGACATGTCGGTTGTGGCGTCGTCATTGCTGATGCCacgtacaattttaaaatcccagatatttgttcaattttcaCTGCCGAAGCTGTAGCTATTCTTTTAGCTCTGCGATTGATCTCATCACTGCCTACtcgaaaatattgcatttattcaGATAGTTTGAGCGTGTTGCGCCAATTGGGACATTTCGAAGAATCGACTcacccaattttaaattttatacatcatctgttaaattcttttcataaaaatgggtttgatattttattttgttgggtCCCAAGTCATGTCGGAATTCCGGGCAATGACTTGGCCGATGTTGCCGCACGATCTGCTACAAACCCTTTCTCTCTGTCTATACCATACCAAGATATAAAAACACACGTACGACAGCTTACAAAGTCTCTATGGTTGCAGCAGTGGGATctccaaattaataataaattgcgcgctataaaaattgatttagatCCATTGCCTGTGCTACGTAATCGTAGGGCAGACGTCAAACTTACTCGTCTTCGAATTGGCCACACTCGATTGACCCACCTTCACTTGCTGTTTGATGAACCTTCTCCTAACTGCAATGCTTGCAACGTTTTACTCACAatatatcacattttaatttattgcccATGTTTTAACTTTCATCGTCTAACCTTTTTTGGTACTTCTATTTTAACACTGCAGGATTTGTTAGGTGACTGCcatcatcctaacatttttGGTCACTTATACtgtatataa